The Salmo trutta chromosome 6, fSalTru1.1, whole genome shotgun sequence genome has a window encoding:
- the LOC115196302 gene encoding zinc finger protein 45-like, translating into MSKLQLLNVFVTERLSAAAVEIFGVVEKIIAEYQEEICRSAEENERLRRLLDMATKPERTSHIADFQVLTPAVPPENQNCEQEWSPSLGQEDPEPTQIKEEHQELRLSQEDPPQPSHLYLNQTVDDGERSTLPIIITEEIKTEPDVEGYRVPQPTSDQPLSVHPDCSAAVEKPYQCKQCGNSFTRKGHLTIHSRTHTGENPYQCKQCGKRFNQKSNLTIHTRVHTGENPYECKQCGKMFNQKGHLTVHSRIHTGERPYQCKDCDKAFNQKIELTLHMRAHTGERPYICPVCKKGYIALSYLRLHQRVHKGEKSYQCK; encoded by the exons ATGTCGAAACTACAGTTGTTGAATGTATTCGTCACCGAGCGTTTATCCGCGGCTGCTGTGGAGATATTCGGGGTCGTGGAGAAGATTATAGCGGAGTATCAGGAAGAAATCTGCCGTTCAGCAGAGGAGAACGAGCGTCTACGGAGGCTGTTGGACATGGCTACCAAACCAGAGAGAACGTCACACATAGCAG ACTTCCAGGTACTGACTCCTGCCGTTCCCCCTGAAAATCAGAactgtgagcaggagtggagccccagtctggggcaggaggacccagaacccacacagattaaagaggaacaTCAGGAGCTCAGACTCAGTCAGGAGGACCCACCTCAGCCCTCACATCTTTACCTAAACCAAACTGTGGATGATGGAGAGAGGAGCACTCTACCTATCATCATAACTGAAGAGATCAAAACAGAACCTGATGTAGAGGGCTACAGAGTACCACAACCAACCAGTGATCAGCCTCTCTCAGTTCATCCAGACTGCTCTGCTGCAGTGGAGAAGCCATATCAGTGTAAACAATGTGGAAACAGCTTCACACGTAAGGGACACTTAACCATCCAttcaaggacacacacaggagagaacccCTATCAGTGCAAACAATGTGGCAAAAGGTTTAACCAGAAGAGCAACTTGACCATCCATACAAgggtacacacaggagagaatccctATGAATGCAAACAATGTGGCAAAATGTTTAACCAGAAGGGACACTTGACCGTTCATTCAaggatacacacaggggagagacCATATCAGTGCAAAGACTGTGACAAAGCCTTCAACCAGAAGATAGAACTGACATTGCATATGAGAGCTCATACAGGAGAGAGACCATATATCTGTCCTGTATGCAAGAAAGGTTACATCGCATTAAGCTATTTAAGACTTCATCAGCGTGTTCACAAAGGGGAGAAATCTTACCAGTGCAAATAA